The nucleotide window CACCAGTCCAGCTCCGTGACACAGGTGAAGTGACGGCGCCTGCACCAGCGGCCGAGCCCGGCGGGAACGAACAGCGGGGTCCTCCTGGGCAGCCTGCGCAGGGTGGGGGCGTCGAGGTGGTCGTAGTGGTTGTGGCTGATGACCACCGCGTCGACTCGCGGAAGTTCCTCCCACCGGATACCGACGGGAGTGATACGGGCGGGGGTCCCGAGTATGCGGCGCGACCACACCGGGTCGGTGAGCACCGTGAGACCTCCGATGCGCACGATCCAGCTGGCATGACCTGCCCAGGTCACCGCGCACGTACCGCTGTCCGTCAAGGGCAGCGGTACCGGCGCGAACGGCAGCCGGTGGATGCTGCGCAGCCCCTCGGCGTTGGGCCGAACGGCACGCTCACGGGCCAGCCGCGTCATGCCCCTGATGCCGGGGAGGGGCGTGGTGAGGCGGTCGGCGAAGGTACGGGGCCAGCTGCGGACCTCGCCCAGGGGGCGTACCGCGGCCGTGTCCGGCGCCGTGGCCCCGGTCTTCCCCGTCGGGCGCTGCGTCTGTTCCGTCATCGAACGGCTCCTTCACCGGAGTTCGTCGAGGGCACCTGCGAACATGCTCAGCGCCTGGGCGACGTGCGGCAATTTCAAGGGCTCCACCGCGGTGAGGGACTCCGACTCCTCCTCCTTGGTTGACCCGAGCAGCGGCCCGGTTCCCAGCCGCACCCGCAGCGCGCCCAGTTCGTCCCCGAATCGGTGACCGCCTGGCGTGGGGGCGCCGAGCCTCCGCGTGAGGTACTCCTCCAGCTCCATGGAATCCGTGACCCCGCGAGCCGCCAGTCGCGGGCGGAGCGGACCGAGGTCCGCGTACAGATGCCGGCCCGCCTGCGGGGGCCTGGCCAGGGCGCCCGCCGTGAGTACGGCGCGGTGCGCGGCGGCGGCGACGGCCGCGTGGAGTTCGGCGGCCTGCCGCATCCTCAGCACGACGGCCTCCGGTTCGCGCAGTGCGTGGGCGGCGGCCGGGGCGACGGGTCCGGCGACGAGGGCGCCGAGTGCGGTGAGGACGTCGAGCGTACGGGCGCGGCACGCGGCGGCCCGCTCGGTGGCCGGGAACCGGGCCACCGCCACCGGCCAGCCCGCCGGCGTCAGCGCGCCCGCCAGATCGCACAGGACCGTGACGTCGTCGGGGAACATCTCGGCCGGGCTGAGCAGGACCGTGTCGTGCGGCCGGTGGAGGGTGTCGCGCCAGGTCTCGTCGCTGACGATGTGCAGCCCCTCCCCGACCGCCGCCTCACACGCCTCCAGGACGAGCTCGGGCGGGGCGATGGTGGCGGTCGGGTCGTCGACCACGGAGAGCAGCAGAAGCTTCGGCGTGCCGCCCTCGGCGCGCACCCTGCGGACCGTTTCGAGCAGGGCGAAGGGGTCGGGGATACCGCCGCACTCGGCGGGGGTCGGTACGTGGTAGGCGGGGCGCCCGAGAAGCCGCGCCTGCGGCATCCACGAGGCAGGGCAGGGACGCGGCATGAGGACGTCGCCGCCGTGCGCGGCGATCACCGCCAGCAGCAGGGGCTGGGCGCCGGGGGCGGCGGCTACGTCCTCCGGCGCGGTGCGCAGGCCCCTGCGCACCCAGTAGGCGGCGGCCGCCTCGCGCAGGTCGTATCCTCCGCCGGGCGGTTCGGGGTGGGTACGGGCGGCGGCAGCGGCCAGTACGGCGGCGAGCTCCGGGAGCACGGGAAGGCAGGGGTCGGGGGCGGGCGGTCCGTACCGTACGGGTCCGTGGTCCACCCGTTGCTCACGCCCGGTCCCCTGCATCGGGCCTCCTCCGCCGACGGTCCCTGTATCGCCCTCACGGCCCTTTATACGGAGGTTTCCCCTTGCCCGCCCGCGCACGCGTCATCCCGTGCGGGGCCTCCGCCTGACCGGTGGGTGCCGGGTGGGGCACGGTCAGCCGCACCTCGGTGGCACGGGTACGAACAGGTCCCCGGGGCCGATTGGCCACCCCAGGTGGGACGGCCCGCAGGCACCCACCGGCCGGTCCGGGGCCGTGCAGGAGGGGCCCCGGGCCACCCCGCACGGGGGGACCACAAGGGCGCCGCACCCCCACCCAGCCCGTGCGGCGCTTGAGGACGAAAAAGCCGGCGCCCACCCGGCCTCAGCCCGCGAACGCCGTACCCGGCATCCCCCGCCCCACGTCCGGGAGCACCAGCAGCGAACCCGACAGCGGATGCGGCGCAGCAAGACCCGTGCGGGCCGTCGAGACGTACAGATCACGCAACCCCGGCCCCCCGAACGCGCAGGCCGTCGGCCGCCGCACAGGCAGCTCGTACGTCCGGTCCAGCCGTCCGTCGGGCGCGTACCGGCGTATCGCCCCGCCGTCCCAGAGCGCGACCCACACCGCCCCTGCCTCGTCGACCGTCAGCCCGTCCGGCAGACCCGCCCCCGCCTCGATCGTGGCGAACGGCCGCCGGTAGACGGCCTGCTCCCCGGTGAAGTCGAGAACGTCGATACGGCACGTGACCGAGTCGATGTAGTACATCCGCCCGCCGTCCGGGCTCCACCCGGTCCCGTTGCTGCACCCGACGACACCCAGCGCGTCCCTCGCCGTGCCGTCCCCCGTGATCCGCGTCAGGCTCCCGCCGGTCTCGTCCTCGTCGTAGCGCATGGTCCCCGCCCAGAGCGCCCCGTCCGGCGCCACCGCCGCGTCGTTGCCGCGCCGCCCCGGGACGGGGTCGTGGACCAGCCAGGAGAACGCGCCGTCGGCGTCGTACAGGCCGATGCCGTCGCGGAGGTTCACCACCAGCCCGCCACCCGCACGCGGCTTCGCCGCCCCGACGTGCTGCCCGGTCGCCATGACCGTGCGGCGGCCGGTTCCGGGGGCGTACGTGTGGACGCGCGAGCCGAGGATGTCGACCCAGATCAGCCGGTCGGCGGCGTCGTCCCAGGTGGGCCCTTCGCCGAGCTCCGCCTGTTCCCGTACGGCTGTCTCGACGGTGTACGTCATGCCTGCGCCTTGCCGTGTCCGAGCCGGGCGGAGAGCGCGTCGGCGCCGCCCGCAGCGAGCCGGGCCAGCTCCGCCTCGCGCTCCTCGGTCCAGCGGATCATGGGGACGGAGATGGAGAGCGCGGCCACGACGAGGCCCGCCCGGTTGCGCACGGGCGCGGCCACACAGCTCACATCCGGGTTGGACTCCCGGTGCTCGACCGCGATGCCCCGCTTGCGTACGCCGGCGAGCGCGGCCCGCAGCTCCGCGGCGTCGGTGACACTGTTCGCCGTCATCGCGACGAGTTCACGGCCGTCGAGGCGGGCGTCGAGCTCGGCCTCGGGCAGGGCCGCGAGCAGGAGTTTGCCCACGGAGGTGCAGTGGGCGGGCAGCTTCCGGCCGGCCGCCGAGACCATGCGGACGGCGTGCGTGGAGTCCACCTTGGCGATGTAGATGACTTCGGTGTCCTCGAGGATGGCCACGTGGACCGTCTCCCCGCAGCTCTCCGCGACCTCGCGGGCGACCTGCTGCCCCTCGGCGGCCAGGTCGAGCTGCTCGGCGTACCGGCTGCCGAGCTGGTAGGTCCGTACGCCCAGCCGGTAGCGTCCGGGCTGCTCCGGAATCGTCACCAGGTAGGAACGGGCGGCGAGAGTGGTGAGCAGTTCATGGACGGTGGTGCGCGGCAGCTGA belongs to Streptomyces finlayi and includes:
- a CDS encoding MBL fold metallo-hydrolase — protein: MTEQTQRPTGKTGATAPDTAAVRPLGEVRSWPRTFADRLTTPLPGIRGMTRLARERAVRPNAEGLRSIHRLPFAPVPLPLTDSGTCAVTWAGHASWIVRIGGLTVLTDPVWSRRILGTPARITPVGIRWEELPRVDAVVISHNHYDHLDAPTLRRLPRRTPLFVPAGLGRWCRRRHFTCVTELDWWESAELGGVRFDFVPSHHWSKRTLTDTCRSLWGGWVLGDRDGGQRIYFAGDTGYGHWFKEIGRRHPGPDLAMLPIGAYEPRWWLRDVHTDPEDAVRAYEDLGARAMAPMHWATFLLSAEPVLEPLTRLRTEWKRAGHARERLWDLPIGGSRVFAH
- a CDS encoding aminotransferase class I/II-fold pyridoxal phosphate-dependent enzyme codes for the protein MQGTGREQRVDHGPVRYGPPAPDPCLPVLPELAAVLAAAAARTHPEPPGGGYDLREAAAAYWVRRGLRTAPEDVAAAPGAQPLLLAVIAAHGGDVLMPRPCPASWMPQARLLGRPAYHVPTPAECGGIPDPFALLETVRRVRAEGGTPKLLLLSVVDDPTATIAPPELVLEACEAAVGEGLHIVSDETWRDTLHRPHDTVLLSPAEMFPDDVTVLCDLAGALTPAGWPVAVARFPATERAAACRARTLDVLTALGALVAGPVAPAAAHALREPEAVVLRMRQAAELHAAVAAAAHRAVLTAGALARPPQAGRHLYADLGPLRPRLAARGVTDSMELEEYLTRRLGAPTPGGHRFGDELGALRVRLGTGPLLGSTKEEESESLTAVEPLKLPHVAQALSMFAGALDELR
- a CDS encoding SMP-30/gluconolactonase/LRE family protein, producing MTYTVETAVREQAELGEGPTWDDAADRLIWVDILGSRVHTYAPGTGRRTVMATGQHVGAAKPRAGGGLVVNLRDGIGLYDADGAFSWLVHDPVPGRRGNDAAVAPDGALWAGTMRYDEDETGGSLTRITGDGTARDALGVVGCSNGTGWSPDGGRMYYIDSVTCRIDVLDFTGEQAVYRRPFATIEAGAGLPDGLTVDEAGAVWVALWDGGAIRRYAPDGRLDRTYELPVRRPTACAFGGPGLRDLYVSTARTGLAAPHPLSGSLLVLPDVGRGMPGTAFAG
- a CDS encoding IclR family transcriptional regulator, which translates into the protein MGRLVPAVTRALDVLELFLQGDGTLSAPEVTRRLQLPRTTVHELLTTLAARSYLVTIPEQPGRYRLGVRTYQLGSRYAEQLDLAAEGQQVAREVAESCGETVHVAILEDTEVIYIAKVDSTHAVRMVSAAGRKLPAHCTSVGKLLLAALPEAELDARLDGRELVAMTANSVTDAAELRAALAGVRKRGIAVEHRESNPDVSCVAAPVRNRAGLVVAALSISVPMIRWTEEREAELARLAAGGADALSARLGHGKAQA